A region from the Oceanidesulfovibrio marinus genome encodes:
- a CDS encoding NADH-quinone oxidoreductase subunit C, protein MATFLETTEVTQETLKAEIHRLLDAGYRLETMTCVDLDEKTVDLLYHFQKDLQMIHLRMKQPKSENAPTISDVVFAAFLVENEIQDQFGLCFEGLVLNFSNFLYLEEEVATTPFCKYGITRKES, encoded by the coding sequence ATGGCAACCTTTCTTGAAACAACCGAAGTCACGCAAGAGACGCTCAAGGCGGAGATCCACCGCCTGCTCGACGCCGGCTACCGGCTGGAAACCATGACCTGCGTGGACCTCGACGAAAAGACCGTCGACCTTCTGTACCATTTCCAGAAGGATCTGCAGATGATCCACCTGCGGATGAAGCAGCCCAAAAGCGAGAACGCGCCGACCATCTCCGACGTCGTCTTCGCCGCCTTCCTCGTGGAGAACGAGATCCAGGACCAGTTCGGCCTCTGTTTCGAGGGCCTGGTCCTCAACTTCTCCAACTTCCTCTATCTGGAGGAAGAGGTGGCCACGACACCGTTCTGCAAGTACGGCATCACCCGAAAGGAATCCTAG
- a CDS encoding NADH-quinone oxidoreductase subunit B family protein, with amino-acid sequence MNPISEFIKKSRIKSPWVLHFDCGSCNGCDIETLAVLTPVYDVERFGIINVGNPKHADVFLVTGTVNHRNKKVLKNLYDQIPDPKAVIAIGACGLSGGVFREAPNVVGGVDKVIPVDVYVPGCPPKPEAIIDGVVKALELFAAKQEQ; translated from the coding sequence ATGAACCCGATATCTGAATTCATCAAGAAATCGCGAATCAAGTCGCCGTGGGTGCTGCACTTCGACTGCGGCAGCTGCAACGGCTGTGACATCGAGACCCTGGCCGTGCTGACCCCCGTATATGATGTTGAGCGCTTCGGCATCATCAACGTGGGCAACCCCAAGCACGCCGACGTCTTCCTTGTCACCGGCACCGTGAACCACCGCAATAAGAAGGTGCTCAAGAACCTCTACGATCAGATCCCGGACCCCAAGGCCGTCATCGCCATCGGCGCCTGCGGCCTCTCCGGCGGCGTCTTCCGCGAGGCGCCCAATGTCGTGGGCGGCGTGGACAAGGTCATTCCCGTGGACGTCTACGTCCCCGGCTGTCCCCCCAAGCCCGAAGCCATCATCGACGGCGTCGTGAAGGCCCTCGAGCTCTTTGCCGCCAAACAGGAGCAATAA
- a CDS encoding respiratory chain complex I subunit 1 family protein has product MNSVNVFLALIVGLVLAPAASGLIAGVDRRITARLQSRLGPPILQPFYDVFKLFGKERLLSNYWLAFCSFVYLVAAATATVLFFFQSDLLLIFFVQAVGSVFLVVGALTVPSPYSQVGAHRELLQILTYEPLLVLVIVGIYMVTGSFKVSAIYELNTPLLFHLPLMFLVLGYALTIKLRKSPFDISASHHAHQEIVRGVYTEYVGPYLGIIEVAHWFEIALVLGLVSLFWSTSVIGIILLLMITYFVEILVDNSTSRMTWKWMLGSAWAVGLSFSVINLVWLHYR; this is encoded by the coding sequence ATGAACTCTGTCAACGTCTTCCTCGCACTCATCGTGGGGCTCGTGCTCGCCCCGGCGGCCTCCGGCCTCATCGCCGGCGTGGACCGGCGGATCACCGCGCGCCTGCAGTCGCGCCTCGGCCCGCCCATCCTCCAACCCTTCTACGACGTCTTCAAGCTGTTCGGTAAGGAACGGCTGCTCTCCAACTACTGGCTCGCGTTCTGCTCATTCGTCTACCTGGTGGCCGCGGCCACGGCCACAGTGCTCTTCTTCTTCCAGTCGGACCTGCTGCTCATCTTCTTTGTGCAGGCGGTGGGCTCCGTCTTCCTGGTGGTCGGCGCACTGACCGTGCCCTCGCCCTACAGCCAGGTGGGCGCGCACCGCGAGCTGTTGCAGATTCTCACCTACGAACCCCTGCTGGTGCTCGTCATCGTGGGCATCTACATGGTCACCGGCAGCTTCAAGGTCAGCGCGATATATGAGCTGAACACCCCGCTCCTGTTTCATCTGCCGCTGATGTTCCTGGTGCTGGGCTACGCCCTGACCATCAAGCTGCGCAAATCGCCCTTCGACATCTCCGCCTCGCACCATGCGCACCAGGAGATCGTCCGCGGCGTGTACACCGAGTACGTCGGCCCCTACCTCGGCATCATCGAGGTGGCGCACTGGTTCGAGATCGCACTGGTCCTCGGCCTGGTCTCGCTGTTCTGGTCCACGAGCGTCATCGGCATCATTCTCCTGCTGATGATCACCTACTTCGTGGAAATCCTGGTGGACAACTCCACCTCCCGCATGACTTGGAAGTGGATGCTCGGTTCGGCCTGGGCCGTCGGTCTCTCCTTCTCCGTCATCAATCTCGTCTGGCTCCATTACAGGTAG